A stretch of the Bubalus kerabau isolate K-KA32 ecotype Philippines breed swamp buffalo chromosome 11, PCC_UOA_SB_1v2, whole genome shotgun sequence genome encodes the following:
- the CIZ1 gene encoding cip1-interacting zinc finger protein isoform X4, whose protein sequence is MFNQQQQFQQLQQQQLQQQQLLQLQQLLQQSPPQAPLPMTVSRGLPQQQPQQQLLTLQGTSPTSLLNGSVLQRALLLQQLQGLDQFAMPPATYDSASFTMPTATLGNLRGYNLATPNLAPPSLTPPQLATPNLQQFFPQATRQSLLGPPPVGVPINPSQLNLSGRTPQKQARTSSSTTPNRKDSSSQTTPVEDKSDPPEGSEEAAEPRTETPEDQEPPQCPDDIAKEKCTPALEPESCEVSEPPAKKSKSSEEPTEKGPPGQLQAEVQLQTRMMAPKQTQTPELLPEPLEAHVQPRFQPRVLQITAQVQPQSQPQTLPVNAQVQPKLQKQAQTQTSPEHLAPQQVQRQPQEEAAPRRQAQPQPPRHVQLLLQKQAQTQTCPQVQAEAQLRLQPPEQPPKQPLVQSPVQPLEPAQGRPQTQPQASVPASEKAPVLVRSAALETLPDTVEARAGPEEAPPEPGGALEESQEELTGGLDVAECEKRAREMLGVWGAGGSLKVTILQSSDSRAFSTVPLTPGPRASDSTSATPAAASTPSKQALQFFCYICKAGCSSQQEFQEHMSGAQHEQRLGEIQHMSQAYLLSLLPVPRDVLEREDEEPPPRRWCNTCQLYYMGDLIQHRRTQDHKFAKQSLRPFCTICNRYFKTPRKFVEHVKSQGHKDKANELKTLEKDIAGQDEDHFITVDAVGCFEGDEEEEEDDEEEEEIEAEEEFCKQMRSRDISIEEWKGSETYSPNTAYGVDFLVPVMGYVCRICHKFYHSNSGAQLSHCKSLAHFENLQKYKKAKKPSPTARPLSRRCAINARNALTALFTAGGRAPSQPSTQDTAKTPSKVTPTPPRPPLPRRSRRLRT, encoded by the exons ATGTTcaaccagcagcagcagttccagcagctccagcagcagcagcttcaacaGCAGCAGTTGCTGCAGCTTCAGCAGCTGCTCCAGCAGTCCCCACCGCAGGCCCCACTGCCCATGACCGTCAGCAG GGGGCTcccccagcagcagccacagcagcagctCCTGACTCTCCAGGGGAccagccccacctccctcctcaacGGCTCTGTGCTGCAGAGAGCTTTGCTTCTGCAGCAGTTACAAG GACTGGACCAGTTTGCAATGCCACCAGCCACGTATGACAGTGCCAGTTTCACCATGCCCACGGCAACACTGG GTAACCTCCGTGGCTACAACCTGGCCACCCCCAACCTGGCACCCCCCAGCCTCACACCCCCACAGCTGGCCACCCCAAATCTCCAGCAATTCTTTCCTCAGGCCACTCGGCAGTCCCTGCTGGGTCCTCCTCCCGTCGGGGTCCCCATCAACCCCTCCCAGCTCAACCTTTCAGGGCGAACCCCCCAGAAACAGGCCCGGACCTCCTCCTCTACGACCCCCAATCGCAAG GATTCTTCTTCTCAGACAACGCCTGTGGAGGACAAGTCAGACCCCCCAGAGGGGTCTGAAGAAGCCGCAGAGCCCCGAACAGAAACACCCGAag ACCAAGAACCTCCCCAGTGCCCAGATGACATCGCTAAGGAGAAATGCACTCCAGCACTTGAGCCTGAGTCTTGTGAAGTCTCTGAGCCGCCAGCTAAAAAGTCAAAGAG CTCAGAGGAGCCCACAGAGAAGGGGCCCCCAGGGCAACTGCAGGCAGAGGTCCAGCTGCAGACCCGGATGATGGCACCCAAGCAGACACAGACACCCGAGCTGCTGCCTGAGCCCCTGGAAGCCCACGTGCAGCCACGATTTCAGCCCCGGGTCCTGCAGATCACAGCCCAGGTGCAGCCACAGAGCCAGCCACAGACGCTGCCCGTAAATGCCCAGGTGCAGCCAAAGCTACAGAAGCAGGCACAGACGCAGACCTCTCCAGAGCACTTAGCACCGCAGCAGGTGCAGCGGCAGCCGCAGGAGGAGGCAGCGCCACGGAGACAGGCGCAGCCGCAGCCCCCCAGGCACGTGCAGCTACTGCTGCAGAAGCAGGCACAGACGCAGACGTGCCCACAGGTCCAGGCGGAAGCACAGCTGAGGCTCCAGCCGCCGGAGCAGCCACCCAAGCAACCTCTGGTTCAATCACCGGTGCAGCCACTGGAACCGGCCCAGGGACGGCCTCAGACTCAGCCACAGGCGTCGGTGCCAGCGTCGGAGAAAGCCCCAGTTCTGGTTCGCTCTGCAGCACTGGAAACATTGCCTGATACAGTAGAAGCTAGAGCAG GCCCAGAGGAGGCCCCACCAGAGCCAGGgggtgccctggaggagagccagGAGGAGCTGACCGGTGGCCTGGATGTGGCAGAATGTGAAAAAAGAGCGAGGGAGATGCTGGGG GTGTGGGGGGCCGGGGGATCCCTGAAGGTCACCATCCTGCAGAGCAGCGACAGCCGGGCCTTTAGCACCGTACCCCTCACACCCGGTCCCCGGGCCAGTGACTCTACCTCTGCCACCCCTGCGGCGGCCAGCACACCCTCTAAGCAGGCCCTTCAGTTCTTCTGCTACATCTGCAAGGCCGGCTGCAGTAGCCAGCAG GAGTTCCAGGAACACATGTCGGGAGCCCAGCACGAGCAGCGGCTCGGCGAGATCCAGCACATGAGCCAAGCCTACCTGCTGTCCCTGCTGCCTGTGCCCCGGGACGTCCTGGAGAGAGAGGACGA AGAGCCTCCACCCAGGCGCTGGTGCAACACCTGCCAGCTGTACTACATGGGGGACCTGATCCAGCACCGCAGGACACAAGACCACAAG TTCGCCAAACAATCCCTGCGACCTTTCTGCACCATTTGCAACCGCTACTTCAAGACCCCCCGCAAATTTGTGGAGCACGTGAAGTCCCAGGGCCACAAGGACAAAGCCAATGAG CTGAagacattggagaaggatatagcCGGCCAAGACGAGGACCACTTCATCACGGTGGACGCTGTGGGCTGCTTTGAGGGCgatgaagaagaggaggaagatgacgaggaggaagaagagatcgAGGCTGAGGAGGAATTCTGCAAGCAG ATGAGATCCAGAGACATATCCATAGAGGAGTGGAAAGGCTCGGAGACCTACAGCCCCAACACTGCATATG GGGTGGACTTTCTGGTGCCCGTGATGGGCTATGTCTGCCGCATCTGCCACAAGTTCTACCACAGCAACTCGGGGGCGCAGCTCTCCCACTGCAAGTCCTTGGCCCACTTCGAGAACCTGCAG AAATACAAGAAGGCCAAGAAACCCAGCCCCACCGCCAGGCCCTTGAGCCGCCGGTGTGCCATCAACGCCCGGAACGCCCTGACCGCTCTGTTCACCGCTGGCGGCCGTGCACCCAGCCAGCCCAGCACCCAGGACACAGCCAAAACCCCCAGCAAGGTGACGCCCACACCCCCTCGGCCCCCACTGCCTCGGCGCTCCAGACGCCTCAGAACCTGA
- the CIZ1 gene encoding cip1-interacting zinc finger protein isoform X6 translates to MFNQQQQFQQLQQQQLQQQQLLQLQQLLQQSPPQAPLPMTVSRGLPQQQPQQQLLTLQGTSPTSLLNGSVLQRALLLQQLQGNLRGYNLATPNLAPPSLTPPQLATPNLQQFFPQATRQSLLGPPPVGVPINPSQLNLSGRTPQKQARTSSSTTPNRKDSSSQTTPVEDKSDPPEGSEEAAEPRTETPEDQEPPQCPDDIAKEKCTPALEPESCEVSEPPAKKSKSSEEPTEKGPPGQLQAEVQLQTRMMAPKQTQTPELLPEPLEAHVQPRFQPRVLQITAQVQPQSQPQTLPVNAQVQPKLQKQAQTQTSPEHLAPQQVQRQPQEEAAPRRQAQPQPPRHVQLLLQKQAQTQTCPQVQAEAQLRLQPPEQPPKQPLVQSPVQPLEPAQGRPQTQPQASVPASEKAPVLVRSAALETLPDTVEARAGPEEAPPEPGGALEESQEELTGGLDVAECEKRAREMLGVWGAGGSLKVTILQSSDSRAFSTVPLTPGPRASDSTSATPAAASTPSKQALQFFCYICKAGCSSQQEFQEHMSGAQHEQRLGEIQHMSQAYLLSLLPVPRDVLEREDEEPPPRRWCNTCQLYYMGDLIQHRRTQDHKFAKQSLRPFCTICNRYFKTPRKFVEHVKSQGHKDKANELKTLEKDIAGQDEDHFITVDAVGCFEGDEEEEEDDEEEEEIEAEEEFCKQMRSRDISIEEWKGSETYSPNTAYGVDFLVPVMGYVCRICHKFYHSNSGAQLSHCKSLAHFENLQKYKKAKKPSPTARPLSRRCAINARNALTALFTAGGRAPSQPSTQDTAKTPSKVTPTPPRPPLPRRSRRLRT, encoded by the exons ATGTTcaaccagcagcagcagttccagcagctccagcagcagcagcttcaacaGCAGCAGTTGCTGCAGCTTCAGCAGCTGCTCCAGCAGTCCCCACCGCAGGCCCCACTGCCCATGACCGTCAGCAG GGGGCTcccccagcagcagccacagcagcagctCCTGACTCTCCAGGGGAccagccccacctccctcctcaacGGCTCTGTGCTGCAGAGAGCTTTGCTTCTGCAGCAGTTACAAG GTAACCTCCGTGGCTACAACCTGGCCACCCCCAACCTGGCACCCCCCAGCCTCACACCCCCACAGCTGGCCACCCCAAATCTCCAGCAATTCTTTCCTCAGGCCACTCGGCAGTCCCTGCTGGGTCCTCCTCCCGTCGGGGTCCCCATCAACCCCTCCCAGCTCAACCTTTCAGGGCGAACCCCCCAGAAACAGGCCCGGACCTCCTCCTCTACGACCCCCAATCGCAAG GATTCTTCTTCTCAGACAACGCCTGTGGAGGACAAGTCAGACCCCCCAGAGGGGTCTGAAGAAGCCGCAGAGCCCCGAACAGAAACACCCGAag ACCAAGAACCTCCCCAGTGCCCAGATGACATCGCTAAGGAGAAATGCACTCCAGCACTTGAGCCTGAGTCTTGTGAAGTCTCTGAGCCGCCAGCTAAAAAGTCAAAGAG CTCAGAGGAGCCCACAGAGAAGGGGCCCCCAGGGCAACTGCAGGCAGAGGTCCAGCTGCAGACCCGGATGATGGCACCCAAGCAGACACAGACACCCGAGCTGCTGCCTGAGCCCCTGGAAGCCCACGTGCAGCCACGATTTCAGCCCCGGGTCCTGCAGATCACAGCCCAGGTGCAGCCACAGAGCCAGCCACAGACGCTGCCCGTAAATGCCCAGGTGCAGCCAAAGCTACAGAAGCAGGCACAGACGCAGACCTCTCCAGAGCACTTAGCACCGCAGCAGGTGCAGCGGCAGCCGCAGGAGGAGGCAGCGCCACGGAGACAGGCGCAGCCGCAGCCCCCCAGGCACGTGCAGCTACTGCTGCAGAAGCAGGCACAGACGCAGACGTGCCCACAGGTCCAGGCGGAAGCACAGCTGAGGCTCCAGCCGCCGGAGCAGCCACCCAAGCAACCTCTGGTTCAATCACCGGTGCAGCCACTGGAACCGGCCCAGGGACGGCCTCAGACTCAGCCACAGGCGTCGGTGCCAGCGTCGGAGAAAGCCCCAGTTCTGGTTCGCTCTGCAGCACTGGAAACATTGCCTGATACAGTAGAAGCTAGAGCAG GCCCAGAGGAGGCCCCACCAGAGCCAGGgggtgccctggaggagagccagGAGGAGCTGACCGGTGGCCTGGATGTGGCAGAATGTGAAAAAAGAGCGAGGGAGATGCTGGGG GTGTGGGGGGCCGGGGGATCCCTGAAGGTCACCATCCTGCAGAGCAGCGACAGCCGGGCCTTTAGCACCGTACCCCTCACACCCGGTCCCCGGGCCAGTGACTCTACCTCTGCCACCCCTGCGGCGGCCAGCACACCCTCTAAGCAGGCCCTTCAGTTCTTCTGCTACATCTGCAAGGCCGGCTGCAGTAGCCAGCAG GAGTTCCAGGAACACATGTCGGGAGCCCAGCACGAGCAGCGGCTCGGCGAGATCCAGCACATGAGCCAAGCCTACCTGCTGTCCCTGCTGCCTGTGCCCCGGGACGTCCTGGAGAGAGAGGACGA AGAGCCTCCACCCAGGCGCTGGTGCAACACCTGCCAGCTGTACTACATGGGGGACCTGATCCAGCACCGCAGGACACAAGACCACAAG TTCGCCAAACAATCCCTGCGACCTTTCTGCACCATTTGCAACCGCTACTTCAAGACCCCCCGCAAATTTGTGGAGCACGTGAAGTCCCAGGGCCACAAGGACAAAGCCAATGAG CTGAagacattggagaaggatatagcCGGCCAAGACGAGGACCACTTCATCACGGTGGACGCTGTGGGCTGCTTTGAGGGCgatgaagaagaggaggaagatgacgaggaggaagaagagatcgAGGCTGAGGAGGAATTCTGCAAGCAG ATGAGATCCAGAGACATATCCATAGAGGAGTGGAAAGGCTCGGAGACCTACAGCCCCAACACTGCATATG GGGTGGACTTTCTGGTGCCCGTGATGGGCTATGTCTGCCGCATCTGCCACAAGTTCTACCACAGCAACTCGGGGGCGCAGCTCTCCCACTGCAAGTCCTTGGCCCACTTCGAGAACCTGCAG AAATACAAGAAGGCCAAGAAACCCAGCCCCACCGCCAGGCCCTTGAGCCGCCGGTGTGCCATCAACGCCCGGAACGCCCTGACCGCTCTGTTCACCGCTGGCGGCCGTGCACCCAGCCAGCCCAGCACCCAGGACACAGCCAAAACCCCCAGCAAGGTGACGCCCACACCCCCTCGGCCCCCACTGCCTCGGCGCTCCAGACGCCTCAGAACCTGA